A section of the Larus michahellis chromosome 1, bLarMic1.1, whole genome shotgun sequence genome encodes:
- the LOC141737590 gene encoding uncharacterized protein LOC141737590, translated as MENTPWKWMLQCQAEERCCLHNWAAFCHCLASHLFPLPKEYCAWLLSVAQPGTHSSGAEPGVTPFLLPNASFTVDLEERNILPDEHMVNMHPKTGGSPGQTQRGRRRTQAGGQSSRGDTFDSTGCYSTARIAMSATWACLVLSVLLGWSYTDGLQAGKAQQLGTPLSNQEYRQFFRSLRATHRASTACLLRELYGCQNPLVRRLDEYENHGVIPEGPICSELPGTLFFPDFCTFSFYRCTRKRYFIKRIACPGKTKAELDSTQAFNGMTRSSDAMLSSIFSRQPLFPTPPTTAQPAHPIPHTEIAMIPNSLPEVTPRSRKMQLNPSDPQATKVAASGQQQRQMPTTDFQDLLLRLQDTHVQSAMQTLQQLLTMGKAVGEEELQAAAQKLLVALNHAGVSQSATSTDTGHRREK; from the exons GCAGAGGAAAGGTGCTGCCTTCACAACTGGGCTGCCTTCTGCCACTGCCTGGCGTCTCATTTGTTTCCTTTACCGAAGGAGTATTGCGCTTGGTTGCTCTCAGTGGcccagccaggcacgcacagctCTGG AGCAGAA CCTGGAGTGACGCCCTTCCTGCTCCCCAACGCCTCCTTCACGGTGGATTTG GAGGAGAGAAACATCCTTCCGGACGAGCACATGGTCAACATGCACCCTAAAACTGGTGG GTCTCCTGGGCAGACccagcggggcaggaggaggacgcAGGCAGGCGGGCAAAGCAGCAGAGGTGACACTTTTGACAGCACAGGCTGTTACAGCACCGCTCGCATTGCGATGTCGGCCACATGGGCTTGTCTGGTTTTGTCCG tGCTCTTGGGTTGGAGCTACACAGACGGCCTTCAGGCTGGGAAAGCGCAGCAGCTGGGAACACCACTCTCCAACCAGGAGTACCGTCAGTTCTTCAGGTCCCTCCGGGCCACCCACCGCGCCAGCACTGCCTGCCTCCTTCGTGAACTGTACGGCTGCCAGAACCCCCTGGTCCGGAGACTGGACGAGTACGAAAACCATGGAGTCATCCCTGAGG gGCCCATATGCTCTGAACTGCCAGGAACTCTTTTCTTCCCTGACTTctgcaccttttctttttatcgcTGTACTAGGAAAAGGTACTTCATTAAG AGGATTGCATGCCCAGGAAAGACAAAAGCTGAGCTGGACAGCACACAAGCCTTCAACGGCATGACTAGGAGCAGTGATGCCATGTTGTCCAGCATCTTTAGTCGCCAGCCCCTATTTCCGACACCTCCCACAACGGCCCAGCCAGCCCACCCCATCCCTCACACGGAAATAGCTATGATTCCCAACTCCTTACCTGAGGTCACACCACGGTCGAGGAAAATGCAACTAAATCCTTCTGACCCACAAGCCACAAAAGTGGCAGCCAGTGGCCAGCAGCAAAGACAGATGCCCACCACTGATTTCCAAGATCTCCTCCTGAGGCTGCAAGACACCCATGTGCAGAGTGCAATGCAGACACTTCAGCAGTTGTTGACCATGGGGAAAGCAGTGGGGGAGGAAGAGTTGCAGGCTGCCGCCCAGAAGCTGCTGGTGGCCCTGAACCATGCAGGTGTGTCTCAGTCAGCAACCAGCACTGATACAGGACACAGAAGAGAGAAGTGA